The following is a genomic window from Acidimicrobiales bacterium.
ACGCCGAACGGCTGTCGATGATGTCGGCCGCCCCGGGTGGGCGGCGCGGCTCCCATCGCACCAGCCAGCCGGCGTTGCGCCGGCGGACCTCCTGCCACTGTGAGAAGTCGCCGACGGTGAACGGGCGCAGCACGACCCGCCGGCCCCGGAGGGCCGTCATCGCGCCGCCCGAACGGCGTCGAGGGTGCCGGGGTCCTCGAGCGCCGACAGGTCGCCGGGGTCAGTCCCGGCGGCCACGGCGCGGATGGCTCGGCGGAGGACCTTGGCGTTGCGGGTCTTCGGCAGGGCGGTCGTGAACCTGACCGCAGCCGGCCGGAAGGACCCACCAAGGCTGGTGGCGACCAGCTCGCTCAGCTCGTCCCGCAGGGTGTCGTCGAGCACCGCGCCCTGGGCCGGGACGACGAAGCACCACAGCACCTGGCCCTTCACGTCGTCGGGCATGCCCACGGCCGCCGCCTCCACCACCGCCGGGTGGGAGACCAGCACCGACTCTGCCTCGGCCGGGCCCAAGCGCTTGCCTGCCACCTTGATCGTGTCGTCGCTTCGGCCGTGCAGGTACCACTGGCCATCCGCCCCCACCGAGGCGAAGTCGCCGTGCCACCACCAGCCCGGGTAGCGCGACCAGTAGGTCTCGAGGTAGCGCTCGGGGTCGCCGTGGAGGCCGCGCGTCATGCCCGGCCACGGCGCCGTGCAGACCAGCTCGCCGACCTCACCCCGCACCGGTGTCCCGTCGTCGTCGACGACATCGACCGCCATGCCGAGGGCCGGGCCGCCGAGCGACATCGGGCCGATGGGCGCCACCGGGTGCGGCGACAGGAAGCACGCACCCACCTCGGTGCCGCCGGAGAGGTTGATGACGGGGCAGCGACCACCGCCCACCACCTCGGCGTACCAGCGCCAGGGGCCCTCGTTCCAGGGCTCCCCCGTGGAGGCCAGCACCCGCAGGTGGGAGAGGTCGGCGGCCCGCACGGGCTCGTCGCCGTGGGGCATCAGCGCCCGCACCAGGGTGGGGCTGATCCCGAGGATGGTGACCTCGTGGCGCCCGAGGAACGACCAAAGCCGGTCGGGCCCGGGGAAGTCGGGGGCACCCTCGAAGAGCGCCAGGGTGGCGCCGTTGGCCAGGGCGCCGGTGACCTCCCAGGGGCCCATGATCCAGCCCATGTCGGTGAACCAGAACAAGGTGTCGTCCGGTCGGCAGTCGACCTGGAAGGCGGCCTCGGCGGCCACCTTGACGGTCCAGCCCCCGTGGACGTGGACCGACCCCTTCGGGCGGCCGGTGGTGCCCGAGGTGTAGGCGATGAAGAGCCGGTGCTCCGAGTCGACGGGCCGGGTGGGGAAGGGCTCGTCGGCCGCGCCGGGCCAGGCCACCACCCGGTCTCCGGCGCCGGGGTCGCTGCCGAGGCGGGGGACGACCACCACCGTGCGCAGGTCGGCGAGGCCGGCCGCCGCCTCGTCCGCGGTGGCCCGCAGCCCGACCTGGCGACCGCGCCGCCAGAAGCCGTCGGCGGTGACGAGCGCCACGGCCCCGGCGTCCTCGAGGCGCAGGCGCACGGCGTCGGCGCCGTAGCCGCTGAAGAGCGGGAGGAAGACGGCGCCGAGCTTGGCCACACCCAACACGGCAGCAACCGTCTCGGGCACCATCGGCATGAGGATCCCGACCGCGTCGCCCTCCCCCACCCCCCGCCCGGCGAGCAGCGCCGCCAGCCCGTCGGCCTCCTGGCGCAGCCGTCGCCACGTCCACTCGACCCGCGCGCCGTCCTCGCCCTCCCACGTGATCGCCCGCCGGTCGGGGGAGGCGGCGGCGTGGCGGTCGAGGCAGACCTCGGCCAGGTTCAGCCGGCCGCCGGTGAACCAGCGGGCCCACTCGATGCCGTCACTGGTGTCGACGACGGCCTCGTAGGGCGTCGAGAACGGGACATCGAGGGCATCGATGGCCGCCGCCCAGAACCACGCCGGGTCGGCGATGGAACGGGCGATCAGGGCGTCGAGGTCGGCGATGCCGTGGTCGGCCATGAACCGGCCGACGTTGGTGGTCGCCGCCGCCGCCGGATCGGGCACCCAGGTCCCGTCGGGCAGCGACGAGCCGAGCGCCCGGCGGTCAGCGATCGAGCACCTCCTCGAGCGCGGCGAGGAGGAGGTGGACGTTGCGCGGCCGGGCGGTGTGGCCCATGGTGCCCACCCGCCAGACGCGACCGGCGAAGTCGCCGAGGCCGCCGCCGACCTCGATCCCGTGGCGCTCGAGCAGCGTCCGCCGGGCGCCCGCCTCGTCGATGCCGTCGGGCACCCAGACGGTGGTCAGCTGCGGTAGGCGGTGGCCGTCGGCGGCGAAGAGCTCGAAGCCCAGCTTCACCAGACCGTCCTGGAGAAGCCGGCCGCACTCGGCGTGACGGTGGTGGGCATCGTCGAGCCCTTCGCTCAGCACCGCGCCGAGCCCGGCGTGGAGGGCGTAGACCATGGTGATCGGTGCGGTGTGGTGGTAGGTGCGGGCGCCCGTGGCCGAGCCGGTGTAGCGCCCCAGCAGGTTGAGGTCGAGGTACCACGACTGCGGTCGCTCCACGATGCGCTCGCGGGCGCGATCGCTGACGGTGAGCGGGGCCAGGCCCGGGGGCACGCCGAGGCACTTCTGGGTGCCGCTGTAGGCGATGTCGATGCCCCACGCGTCGACCTCGAGCGGGATCCCGCCGAGGGAGGTGACGCAGTCGACCAGGAGGAGGGCGTCCCCCTTGCCCTCGCCCAAGGGGGCGATGTCGGAGCGCACCCCGGTGGACGTCTCGGCATGCACCACGGCGATCACCGACGGCGAGGGGTGGGCGGCGAGGAGCCGGTCGGGGTCGATGGGCTGCCCCCACTCGGCGTCGACCCGCACGACCTCCGCGCCGCAGCGCTCGGCCACCTCGCACATGCGCTGGCCGAACACGCCGTTGACGCCGACGACCACCACGTCGCCCGGGCGCACCACGTTGACGAACGCCGCCTCCATGCCCGCCGAGCCGGTGCCGCTGATGGGGAGGGTGAGGGGGTTCTCGGTCCGGAAGACCCGCCGCAGGCGCTCGCACGTCTCGTCGAGGAGCGCCACGAACTCGGGGTCGAGGTGACCGAGCATCGGGCGGGCGAGGGCCTCGGCGACCTCCGGGTACGGGTTGCAGGGGCCTGGCCCCATGAGGATCCGGTCGCTGCGAGGCACGAGCCGCATGGTAGCGACGCCCCGATCGCGGCGACGCCGAGAGCAGGCGGGCACGTCGCTGCGTCCTCGCGTCGCGCCGGACCCCTTGCCCGCGTGACGAGCTCGGACTTCACTGGAGCTGATCGGACGTTGGGTCGTCCCCTGTGCTGCTCCACCAGGGAGACGACGATGTCCGATGCACCCGCTCCGCCATCCGCGCTTGCCGCGCTGGCGATGACCCTCGACGACGAAGCCGCCACGGGAGGGATCGGCCCCCCGCCGCTGCTCGTGCGGGCAGAGGGACCGGTCGGCGACCACGAGCTGGCGGTCCGACCGCTCGAGGCCCACCCCGGGGAGCTCCTCCTCGGCTTCGCCGCGCCGCCGACGTGGACGATCCTCGGGGTGGTGGTGGAAGGCTGGGCTGCCTCCGTCGACACCCGGCCGGGCGGGCTCGCCGGCTGCCGACCCTCCCTGGCCCCAGACCGGCGCCGGGTGCGCACCACCCACCTCGTGGCCAGCGACGGCACCGAAGCTGGCGTCGTCTCGGTGGTGGGAGATGAGCCAGTGGTCGTGGGCGCCGCCGAGGGCCTCGTACCCGACGTGCTCCGCCGCTGCTTCGGGCTCGCCACCCCGACACCAGAGGTCAGCGTGGCCGCCCACTTCTCCGTTCACTGGCTGGCCCAGGTGCGCCACCACCTGCTGGTCCAACATGGGCGGGCGACCTGGGGGGCACTCCAGCGACTCCACCCCGCGGTGCAGCTGCTGCAGACCGACCCGAAGCATCGTCATGCCGACCTGTCGTCAGCGGCGCAGGCGCTCCACACCGTGTGCCCGTGGGACAAGCTGCGCTGGTTGGTGATCGAGCGCAGCTGGCTCGGCACCGGTGTGGACCCCACCGTCGCCGCATGGATGGACGAGGGTGCCTTCGCCCGCCACGTCCTCACCTCCCAACCATCGGTGGGCGACGTGGCGACGGAGGTCATGCCCATGCTCTCGCCGTCGCTGGCGAGGCGGGTGCGAGCCGCACTGCGCTCGTGGGAGGTGCTCCCCGCAGCGCGCCAAGCTGGCGATGCGGCGTAGCGTCGCGCCCGTCTACCGGTCGAGCAGCGACATGGCGAGGCCGTCGAGGATGTCGGCCTCCGACACCAGGCACTCGTCGAGGCCGAAGTAGCGCATGATCCCGACGAGGACGCAGCAGCCACCGACGATGACGTCGGCGCGCTCCTCCTCGAGGCCCGGGTTGTGGACGCGGTCGGCCCTCGCTTCGGTGGCAAGGGTACGGAACACGTCCTCGGCGGCGGCCCGGGTGAGCCGGAAGTGGTGGATGCGCTCGCGGTCGTAGGCGTGCAGCCCGATCTCCACCGCCGCCACCGTCGACACCGTCCCCGCCAGCCCGACCATGGTCGTGGCCGCCTTCGTCGCCGGCACCTCCCGCACGACATCGTCGAGGTGGGCCTCCACGATCGAGAGCGCGGCGCTCAGCTCCTCGGGCGCCGGCGGGTCGCCATGCAGGAAGCGCTCCGTCAGGCGGACGCAGCCCATGTCGACCGAGAGGGCGCCCTCGACCTCGTCGGCGCCGACCGCGAACTCGGTGGAGCCGCCCCCGATGTCGACCACGAGGTAGGGCCCGCCCCGCCCGTCGAGCTCGGCGGTGGCACCGGCGAAGGAGAGACGAGCCTCGTCACCCCCGCTGAGGAGCTCCGGGCGGGCACCCACGGCCTCCTCGGCCGGACCGAAGAAGTCGTCGCGGTTGGTGGCGTCGCGCGCTGCCGAGGTGGCCGTCATCCGCACCCGGCTGACCTCCAGGTCCTCCATGACGCCCCGGTAGCGGCGGAGGGTGACCAGGGTCCGTTCGACGGCGTCGGGCGCCAGACGACCGGTGGCGTCGACGCCGGCACCGAGTCGGGTGACGGTCATCAGTCGCTCGAGGGTCACCAGGCGTCCGTCGTCACCGGACCGCCCGACGAGCAGGCGCGTGGAGTTGGTCCCGCAGTCGATGGCGGCCACCACCTCGCTCACCGGTCGTCCTCCGGGGTCGCCAGCTGCTCGGCTACCCACCGGCCCACGGGGTCGTCACCGCCGGCCAGGTGCCAGGCGTAGTGGGCGTGGAGGCACTTCACGCCCTGTCGGGTACCGCCGACGCCGCCGGAGGGCCGGGGGCCACGGTGGGCGTCGGGGAGGGCGGCGTCGCGCTCCGCGGCGTAGCGACGGTGGGCGTCGGCCAGCTCGTCGGGGTCGACGGCGGCCTCGGCTCGGCGAACACCGCCGGCCGCCTCGAGCCGGCCGACCTCGGCCCGCGCGCGCTCCCCCACCAGCCAGAACCGGGTGGGCATCGGGGTGCCGTCGTCGAGCAGCGGAGCGTTGCGGATCACCAGCGGCCCGCCGGCGGTGTCGCGCACGACCACATCGAAGCGACCTCGGGGCACCCGACCGAGCAGCTCGACGACGGCTGCCTGATCGTCGTGGGTCACCTGCGACGGCGCCGCAGCAACCACAGGATCACGACGAACACCCCGATGATCGGCGCCACCCGCTTGGCCACCGAGGAGCCGGCGGTGCCGAGGAGGTCGACGGCGGCCACCTCGCGGGGCACGATCGTGCGGATGCCCTCCGAATCCGGCGAGGCCGGCGCGGCCGCCCCGTTGCCGGCGGCGCCACCGTCAGCGCCCGGTGCCGCGGCGGAGGCCGACGGCAGGGCGTCGATCGCCGTCGCCGGGCCGTCGGCCGGGTTCCCGCCGCTGCCGGCGAGGACGTCGGTCTCGAGGCAGTCGACGAACTGCCCGATGAGCTTGGAGCTCACGTCGGCGAGCACCCCCCGACCGAACTGGGCGACCTTCCCGGTGACGGTCAGGTCGGTGACCACGGTGACCGCGGTGCTGTTCCCGTCGGCGGTCAGGGTGGCGGTGACGGTCGCCGAGGCGTTGCCCTGCCCGCGGGTGTCACGCCCGCTGGCCTCGAGCACCGCGCGGTGGCCGGCCTCGTCCTTCTCCACGAAGCGGGCGGTGCCCTTGTACTGGGCGGTGATGGGACCGACCTTGACCTTCACGTTGCCGCGGTACTCGTCGCCCTCGACCTCGGTCAGCTGGGCACCGGGCATGCAGGGCGCGATGCGCTCGACGTCGGTGAGCACCGCCCACGCTTCGTCGACCGGGACGTTCACCCTGAAGTCGTTGGTCAGCTCCATCGCTCGAGATCCTCCGTGGTGTCGATGTCGTGCGGCTCGCCTTCGCACGCTACTTCGACGACGAGATCGGGCCGCCTCCGCATGAGCGAGCGGGCTCCCTCGTCGCCCGCCGTCGGCAGCGCGTCCCAGACCTCCGAGGCCAGGCGGACCGGGTTGCGGCGCCGCCCGTCGTAGGTCGCCACCGCCACCGGCGCCGCGGTGGTGGCGGCCACCGCGGCCCATGCTGACGCGGGCACCCCCGGCTGGTCGCCGAGGCCCACCACGGCGGCGTCGTGGCCGTGACGGCGAGCCCACGCCAGGCCCACCTGCAGCGAGGTGGCCTGGCCCTCGGCCCACCGCTCGTTGGCGACGACGTCGACGTCGAGTCCGGTGAGGGCGGGCGCCAGGTCCACCGCGCCCTGGACCACCACCACCGGGAGGCCGGCCCCGGCCGCGTGCTCCACCGCCCGCCTGACCACCGTCCGGTCCCCCAGCGGCGCCAGGAGCTTGTGCCCACCGCCCACGAAGCGGGAGCCGCCACCCGCGGCAAGCACCACCGCGCAGGCGGTCACCAGTGCTCGGGTGGAGACGACCGGCGGGATGCCGGGTCGGGCGCCGGTCCGGTCATCGTCGGGGCACCGTGGTGTGGATTGGCCCGTCGGCGTCGCGGAGCGACGGCGCCCGGTGGCCGGTCCGGGTAGCGATGATCTCGGCGCAGATGGAGATGGCCGTCTCCTCCGGTGTGCGGGCCCCGAGGTCGAGGCCGATGGGCGCCATCAGCCTGGCCATCCCAGCCTCGTCGACGCCCTCCTCGCGCAGCCGGGCCGCCCGCTCGGCCGACGTCCGCCGCGAACCCATGGCACCGATGTAGCCGACGTCGGTGCGCAGGGCGGTGACGATGGCGGGCACGTCGAACTTGGCGTCGTGGGTCAGCACGCAGACAGCATCGCGTGGCCCGAGGCCGGCGCCGACCTCCTCGAGCAGGCGGTGGGGCCAGTCGACCACGACCTCGTCGGCCATCGGGAAGCGCTGCGTGGTGGCGAAGACCTCCCGGGCGTCGCAGACGGTGACCCGGTAGCCCAGCACCTTGGCCACCCGGACGAGGGCGGAGGTGAAGTCGACCGCCCCGAAGATGAGCATGCGGGGCGGCGGGGCGAAGCTCTCGATGAACACGGCGACGTCGTCCATGCGGGCCTCGCCCGCCGGGCCGTAGTGGCGGACCCCCGAGCGGCCGGCGTCGAGCTCGGCCAGCGCGTCGCGTGCCACCACCCTGTCGAGGTCGGGATCGCCCAGCGACCCGAGGGGGTCGGCGTCGGGTGCGAGCAGCACCTTGGCGCCCACCTCCCGACCCTCCACCACGGTGGCGAGCACCACCGGCCGGTCGCCGGCCACGGCCTCGCGCAGCGCCTCGAAGATCACGGCGCAGATCCTCCCACGATCACCCCACCGCCCGCACCGCGTGCCGACATGCGCCAGCATGGAGGGTACGTGCGCACGCCGGAGGCGGGCGCACAAAGGGACGCAGCGCCATGCTCATGGCCGACATGCGCCAGCATGGAGCCCATGAGCATCCTCGGGAACCGAGTGCCGCGGATCGAGGACCCCCGGTTCCTCACCGGCCAGGCCACCTTCGTCGACAACCTCCGACTGCCGGGCGCCGCCCACGTGACCTACGTGACGTCGACCATCGCGTCGGCACGGATCACGGGCATCGAGGTGGCCGAGGCCCGTGAGTCACCGGGCGTGATCGACGTGGTCACCGCTGCCGACCTCGACCTCGAGCCGTACCCGGTCGACATGGCCATCTTCAACGAGGACATGGTCCGACCGTGGCTGGCCACCGACGTGGTCCGCTTCGTCGGTGAGCCGGTGGTGGCGATCGTGGCCGAGACCGCCGCCCAGGGCGAGGACGCCGCCGACCTCGTCTGGGTCGACTACGACCCGCTGCCCGCGGTGGTCGACCCCGAGGAGGCCCGCCTCGACGAGCTCCTCCTGCACGCGGGGGCGGGCACCAACGTCGCCTTCCGCCTGCCGGCGGGCAAGCACACGGTCTCGTTCGACGACTGCGAGGTCGTCGTCACCCAGCGGATCGTCAACCAGCGGGTGGCCCCGTGCCCGCTCGAGGTCCGTGCCGCCGCGGCCGAGTGGGGCGACGACGGCCGCCTCACCCTCTGGCTCAGCACCCAGGGCTCCCACCCCGCCCGCGAGAAGGCCGCCGAAGGCCTTGGGCTCGAGCTGAGCGACGTCCGGGTCATCGTGCCCGACGTCGGCGGTGGCTTCGGCGCAAAGGGTGCCTCCTACCCGGAGGAGCTGCTGCTGGGTTGGCTGGCCCGCAGGGTGGGTCGCCCGCTGCGCTGGACCGAGGCGCGCTCGGCGTCGATGAACGGCCTCGGGCACGGGCGCGGCCAGATCCAGCAGGTCACCATGGGCGGGACGAGAGAGGGGACGGTCGAGGCCATCCGCCTCGAGGTCCTCCAGGACGCCGGCGCCTACCCGCGCATGGGGGCGGTCCTCCCGTACATGACCCGGACCATGGCCACGGGGGTCTACACCGTCGGCCGGGTGGAGTTCTCCTCGACCTCGGTGGTCACCAACACCACCCCCACCGTCGCCTACCGCGGTGCCGGCCGCCCCGAGGCGGCCGCCGCCCTCGAGCGGACCATGGACATCTTCGCGACCGAGCTGGGCATGGACCCCGCCGAGGTGCGGCGCCGCAACCTCGTGCCGGCCGACGCCTTCCCGTACACGACGGCCGTCGGCACGCTCTACGACTGCGGCGAGTACGAGCAGGCGCTCGACCTGGTGCTCTCGTCGGTGGGCTACGACGACCTGCGCGCCGAGCAGCGACGCCGGCGCGAGGCCGGCGAGCGCCGGCAGCTGGGCATCGGCCTCTCCGTGTACGTGGAGATCACCGGCTCCGCGGGTGACGAGCACGGGTCGGTCGAGGTGCTGCCCGACGGACGGGTGATCGCCCGCACCGGCACCACGCCCTACGGGCAGGGCCACGCCACCACGTGGGCCATGCTCGTCGCCGAACGCCTCGGGGTCCCGATCAGCGACGTGGAGGTGATCTCGGGCGACACCGACCTCTTCCCCACCGGGACCACGACGGGCGGCTCCCGCTCGGTGCAGCTCGGTGGCACCGCCATGGCCCAGGCATCCGACGTGGTCGTCGAGCGGGCCCGCCACCTCGCCGCCGATCTGCTCGAGGCCAACCCCGACGACGTGGTGCTGGACCTGGCCGAGGGCCGCTTCCACGTGACCGGCACGCCCGCCGTGGCCCGCTCTTGGGGCGAGGTGGCCGGCAGCGCCGGTGACGACGGGCTGCGGGGCGAGGCCCTGTTCGAGTCGCAGGGCGCCACCTTCCCGTTCGGTGCCCACGTGGCGGTCGTCGAGGTCGACATCGAGACCGGGCAGGTGCAGCTGGTGCGCATGGTGGCGGTCGACGACGCCGGGCGCATCGTGAACCCGCTCATCGCCGAGGGGCAGATCCACGGCGGGCTGGC
Proteins encoded in this region:
- a CDS encoding AMP-binding protein, yielding MPDPAAAATTNVGRFMADHGIADLDALIARSIADPAWFWAAAIDALDVPFSTPYEAVVDTSDGIEWARWFTGGRLNLAEVCLDRHAAASPDRRAITWEGEDGARVEWTWRRLRQEADGLAALLAGRGVGEGDAVGILMPMVPETVAAVLGVAKLGAVFLPLFSGYGADAVRLRLEDAGAVALVTADGFWRRGRQVGLRATADEAAAGLADLRTVVVVPRLGSDPGAGDRVVAWPGAADEPFPTRPVDSEHRLFIAYTSGTTGRPKGSVHVHGGWTVKVAAEAAFQVDCRPDDTLFWFTDMGWIMGPWEVTGALANGATLALFEGAPDFPGPDRLWSFLGRHEVTILGISPTLVRALMPHGDEPVRAADLSHLRVLASTGEPWNEGPWRWYAEVVGGGRCPVINLSGGTEVGACFLSPHPVAPIGPMSLGGPALGMAVDVVDDDGTPVRGEVGELVCTAPWPGMTRGLHGDPERYLETYWSRYPGWWWHGDFASVGADGQWYLHGRSDDTIKVAGKRLGPAEAESVLVSHPAVVEAAAVGMPDDVKGQVLWCFVVPAQGAVLDDTLRDELSELVATSLGGSFRPAAVRFTTALPKTRNAKVLRRAIRAVAAGTDPGDLSALEDPGTLDAVRAAR
- a CDS encoding alanine--glyoxylate aminotransferase family protein; amino-acid sequence: MRLVPRSDRILMGPGPCNPYPEVAEALARPMLGHLDPEFVALLDETCERLRRVFRTENPLTLPISGTGSAGMEAAFVNVVRPGDVVVVGVNGVFGQRMCEVAERCGAEVVRVDAEWGQPIDPDRLLAAHPSPSVIAVVHAETSTGVRSDIAPLGEGKGDALLLVDCVTSLGGIPLEVDAWGIDIAYSGTQKCLGVPPGLAPLTVSDRARERIVERPQSWYLDLNLLGRYTGSATGARTYHHTAPITMVYALHAGLGAVLSEGLDDAHHRHAECGRLLQDGLVKLGFELFAADGHRLPQLTTVWVPDGIDEAGARRTLLERHGIEVGGGLGDFAGRVWRVGTMGHTARPRNVHLLLAALEEVLDR
- a CDS encoding Ppx/GppA phosphatase family protein — protein: MSEVVAAIDCGTNSTRLLVGRSGDDGRLVTLERLMTVTRLGAGVDATGRLAPDAVERTLVTLRRYRGVMEDLEVSRVRMTATSAARDATNRDDFFGPAEEAVGARPELLSGGDEARLSFAGATAELDGRGGPYLVVDIGGGSTEFAVGADEVEGALSVDMGCVRLTERFLHGDPPAPEELSAALSIVEAHLDDVVREVPATKAATTMVGLAGTVSTVAAVEIGLHAYDRERIHHFRLTRAAAEDVFRTLATEARADRVHNPGLEEERADVIVGGCCVLVGIMRYFGLDECLVSEADILDGLAMSLLDR
- a CDS encoding DUF501 domain-containing protein, which translates into the protein MTHDDQAAVVELLGRVPRGRFDVVVRDTAGGPLVIRNAPLLDDGTPMPTRFWLVGERARAEVGRLEAAGGVRRAEAAVDPDELADAHRRYAAERDAALPDAHRGPRPSGGVGGTRQGVKCLHAHYAWHLAGGDDPVGRWVAEQLATPEDDR
- a CDS encoding SRPBCC family protein, with translation MELTNDFRVNVPVDEAWAVLTDVERIAPCMPGAQLTEVEGDEYRGNVKVKVGPITAQYKGTARFVEKDEAGHRAVLEASGRDTRGQGNASATVTATLTADGNSTAVTVVTDLTVTGKVAQFGRGVLADVSSKLIGQFVDCLETDVLAGSGGNPADGPATAIDALPSASAAAPGADGGAAGNGAAAPASPDSEGIRTIVPREVAAVDLLGTAGSSVAKRVAPIIGVFVVILWLLRRRRR
- a CDS encoding NTP transferase domain-containing protein; translated protein: MTACAVVLAAGGGSRFVGGGHKLLAPLGDRTVVRRAVEHAAGAGLPVVVVQGAVDLAPALTGLDVDVVANERWAEGQATSLQVGLAWARRHGHDAAVVGLGDQPGVPASAWAAVAATTAAPVAVATYDGRRRNPVRLASEVWDALPTAGDEGARSLMRRRPDLVVEVACEGEPHDIDTTEDLERWS
- a CDS encoding XdhC/CoxI family protein, which encodes MIFEALREAVAGDRPVVLATVVEGREVGAKVLLAPDADPLGSLGDPDLDRVVARDALAELDAGRSGVRHYGPAGEARMDDVAVFIESFAPPPRMLIFGAVDFTSALVRVAKVLGYRVTVCDAREVFATTQRFPMADEVVVDWPHRLLEEVGAGLGPRDAVCVLTHDAKFDVPAIVTALRTDVGYIGAMGSRRTSAERAARLREEGVDEAGMARLMAPIGLDLGARTPEETAISICAEIIATRTGHRAPSLRDADGPIHTTVPRR
- a CDS encoding xanthine dehydrogenase family protein molybdopterin-binding subunit; translated protein: MSILGNRVPRIEDPRFLTGQATFVDNLRLPGAAHVTYVTSTIASARITGIEVAEARESPGVIDVVTAADLDLEPYPVDMAIFNEDMVRPWLATDVVRFVGEPVVAIVAETAAQGEDAADLVWVDYDPLPAVVDPEEARLDELLLHAGAGTNVAFRLPAGKHTVSFDDCEVVVTQRIVNQRVAPCPLEVRAAAAEWGDDGRLTLWLSTQGSHPAREKAAEGLGLELSDVRVIVPDVGGGFGAKGASYPEELLLGWLARRVGRPLRWTEARSASMNGLGHGRGQIQQVTMGGTREGTVEAIRLEVLQDAGAYPRMGAVLPYMTRTMATGVYTVGRVEFSSTSVVTNTTPTVAYRGAGRPEAAAALERTMDIFATELGMDPAEVRRRNLVPADAFPYTTAVGTLYDCGEYEQALDLVLSSVGYDDLRAEQRRRREAGERRQLGIGLSVYVEITGSAGDEHGSVEVLPDGRVIARTGTTPYGQGHATTWAMLVAERLGVPISDVEVISGDTDLFPTGTTTGGSRSVQLGGTAMAQASDVVVERARHLAADLLEANPDDVVLDLAEGRFHVTGTPAVARSWGEVAGSAGDDGLRGEALFESQGATFPFGAHVAVVEVDIETGQVQLVRMVAVDDAGRIVNPLIAEGQIHGGLAQGVAQALMEEVRYDEDGNPLTANLADYGFPSAADLPSFESIRMETPTPNNPLGAKGIGESGTIGSTPAMQNAVVDAVSHLGVRHIDMPTTPEKVWRAIQAAGGRVRAR